In Gulosibacter molinativorax, a single window of DNA contains:
- a CDS encoding hemolysin family protein, which yields MTWFLVISILIVLVLISTLLAAAQAALAQLPRADIAELSEERPGNRFLMGIAANPEGHEHAVTFTRAGTETLATALLAVWFTDRSGQPWIAFAVTAVVMLVVHFLLSGSSAKSIGRAHPQKTVSALSWLIRAARVLTGVIADLLTAIGDSVTPNPTPRSGSLSSEEQLLSMVDEAAEDEVLEDEDRELIHSVFDFSDRLVREVMVARTDMHTVDADSTVAQALGELLDDGISRAPIIGRDSDDVRGVAYQKDLSREMLHGGTRGAGTVLTVARPATFVPESLGASELLRRMQRESTHFAIVIDEYGGVAGLVTFEDLIEELVGEINDEHDRDTEEIELLASGAMRVSSRMSTSELGELFDIEIDDEDVDSVGGLMSKALGKIPVLGDRVVVDGLELTADRVGRRHRVTEVSVRFIGTRESGSGLSAPLQDSLTGVLDDRTSKLHKENHEY from the coding sequence GTGACCTGGTTTCTCGTCATCAGCATCCTGATCGTATTGGTGCTGATTTCGACACTGCTCGCGGCCGCGCAGGCGGCCCTCGCGCAGCTGCCGCGTGCCGATATCGCCGAGCTCTCGGAGGAGCGGCCGGGGAACCGGTTCCTCATGGGGATCGCGGCGAACCCGGAAGGCCACGAGCATGCCGTGACCTTTACCCGGGCTGGCACCGAAACGCTCGCGACCGCGCTGCTCGCGGTGTGGTTCACCGATCGCTCGGGACAGCCGTGGATCGCCTTTGCCGTGACCGCCGTCGTGATGCTCGTGGTGCACTTTCTCCTCAGCGGATCGAGCGCGAAATCGATCGGTCGTGCGCATCCGCAGAAGACCGTGAGCGCCCTGTCGTGGCTTATTCGTGCCGCGCGCGTTCTGACCGGCGTCATTGCCGACCTGCTTACGGCCATCGGCGACTCGGTCACCCCGAACCCGACCCCGCGCTCGGGATCGCTATCGAGCGAGGAACAGCTGCTGTCGATGGTCGACGAGGCCGCCGAGGATGAGGTGCTCGAGGACGAAGATCGCGAGCTGATCCACTCGGTATTCGACTTCTCCGACCGGCTCGTTCGCGAGGTGATGGTGGCACGCACCGACATGCACACGGTGGATGCGGACAGCACCGTCGCGCAGGCGCTCGGTGAGCTCCTCGACGACGGTATCTCGCGCGCCCCGATCATCGGCCGCGATAGCGACGACGTTCGCGGGGTGGCCTACCAGAAGGACCTGTCGCGCGAAATGCTGCACGGCGGCACCCGCGGTGCGGGTACCGTCCTGACCGTGGCACGGCCCGCGACGTTCGTTCCCGAGTCGCTCGGCGCGAGCGAGCTGTTGCGCCGGATGCAGCGCGAGTCGACCCACTTCGCGATCGTGATTGATGAGTACGGCGGGGTTGCCGGTCTCGTGACCTTTGAGGACCTCATCGAGGAGCTCGTGGGTGAGATCAACGACGAGCACGACCGCGATACCGAAGAGATCGAATTGCTTGCGAGCGGCGCGATGCGCGTCTCCTCGCGTATGTCCACCAGCGAGCTCGGCGAGCTCTTCGATATCGAGATTGACGACGAGGACGTAGACTCGGTCGGCGGACTGATGTCGAAGGCGCTCGGAAAGATTCCGGTGCTGGGCGACCGAGTCGTCGTTGACGGTCTCGAACTCACGGCCGATCGCGTGGGACGCCGCCACCGGGTGACCGAGGTTTCGGTGCGCTTTATCGGAACTCGCGAATCCGGCAGTGGGCTTTCCGCACCACTGCAAGATTCACTCACCGGGGTTCTCGACGATCGGACCTCCAAGCTGCACAAGGAGAACCATGAGTATTGA
- a CDS encoding sensor histidine kinase, whose translation MTQNSLVDSGSEPVFRAPSWFCHVQEEQPRHAVLTDVLVGLVLMLTVGLPLSINQNWQIFFDWRLLASWVPFTLAIITRRTCPWPSLVLLTFGFNIKLLVGAPPSFGDIAILMVLFSCAANGSRLRIWLSGIMAVVFPLLEAVYLALFPVDIPGLRDFAGAGFYGSSAFFFSLLIFSVPLVLGTVVVWLAGMVQRVQIQAHQLTHSAELAEIEYQRTQEQLIVEQERNRIARDMHDVVAHSLAVVVAQADGGRYLMKADPNKAEPVLSTISETAREALADVRGLLGQLRHTQGEGPSKGIDDIPAVLDRIRAAGLRVDVNVVGVRKPIGAIAELAVFRVVQEALTNALKYGDNKTPTALEIRWEDKLYLIVRNRVADVPKISASGGHGIIGMRERLLAVGGEASAGMEGCEWVVRAQAPYVSPAANVECDLPTDPESYVTGEHEPVRAEIPPRVEVTHATHTSTQK comes from the coding sequence GTGACGCAAAACAGCTTGGTCGACTCGGGTTCTGAGCCCGTCTTTCGCGCGCCGAGCTGGTTCTGCCATGTGCAGGAGGAACAGCCTCGACACGCCGTGCTAACCGACGTGCTCGTCGGCCTCGTGCTGATGCTCACGGTCGGGCTGCCGCTGTCGATCAACCAGAATTGGCAAATCTTCTTCGACTGGCGCCTGCTCGCATCCTGGGTCCCATTTACGCTCGCCATCATCACCCGGCGGACATGTCCCTGGCCCTCGCTCGTGCTGCTGACATTCGGCTTCAACATCAAGCTGCTCGTGGGGGCACCGCCGTCCTTCGGTGATATCGCCATCCTCATGGTGCTGTTCAGCTGCGCCGCGAACGGCTCGCGGCTGCGGATCTGGCTGTCGGGCATCATGGCCGTCGTCTTTCCGCTCTTGGAGGCGGTCTACCTCGCGCTCTTCCCGGTCGACATCCCCGGCCTGCGCGACTTCGCGGGTGCCGGTTTCTACGGCTCCTCCGCATTCTTCTTCTCGCTGCTGATCTTCTCGGTGCCGCTCGTACTCGGGACGGTGGTCGTCTGGCTCGCCGGCATGGTGCAGCGGGTCCAGATTCAGGCTCATCAGCTCACGCACTCGGCTGAGCTCGCCGAGATCGAGTATCAGCGCACGCAGGAGCAGCTGATTGTCGAGCAGGAACGCAACCGGATTGCGCGCGACATGCACGACGTGGTCGCGCACTCGCTTGCCGTCGTCGTCGCGCAGGCGGACGGCGGCCGGTACCTCATGAAGGCGGACCCAAACAAGGCGGAACCCGTCCTGTCGACGATCTCCGAAACCGCGCGGGAGGCGCTCGCCGATGTGCGGGGGCTCCTCGGACAGCTCCGGCACACGCAGGGCGAGGGCCCGTCGAAGGGGATCGACGATATCCCGGCTGTCCTCGACCGCATCCGGGCGGCGGGCCTGCGAGTCGACGTGAATGTCGTCGGGGTGCGCAAGCCGATCGGCGCGATCGCCGAGCTTGCCGTATTCCGCGTCGTGCAAGAGGCGCTGACGAACGCCCTGAAGTACGGCGACAACAAAACACCGACCGCCCTCGAGATCCGTTGGGAGGACAAGCTCTACCTGATCGTGCGAAACCGGGTCGCGGACGTCCCGAAGATCAGCGCGTCGGGCGGCCACGGGATTATCGGCATGCGGGAGCGACTGCTCGCGGTGGGTGGCGAGGCGTCGGCCGGCATGGAGGGATGCGAGTGGGTCGTGCGGGCACAGGCGCCCTATGTCTCGCCCGCGGCCAACGTCGAATGCGATCTCCCGACGGACCCCGAATCGTACGTGACCGGCGAGCATGAGCCGGTGCGCGCAGAAATTCCCCCTAGGGTGGAAGTGACGCACGCGACTCACACATCAACCCAGAAATGA
- the thyX gene encoding FAD-dependent thymidylate synthase has product MTDEIEFRSDVTVELVRAQAQDSDVLFAARVSTIGEQSRPDEGEAEELHKRDRGLINFLMRDRHGTPFEHNSMTFYVQAPIFVFREFQRHRIASYNEESGRYRQLQPAFYVPAPERNLRQEGRPGKYEFHPGTPEQTALVSEEVRAQSEAAYRSYERMLDAGVAREVARMVLPLNIYSSMYVTMNARSLMNFLSLRRLVEGSQFPSFPQREIEMCAEKMEDLWTELMPITAEVFNSNGRVAP; this is encoded by the coding sequence GTGACTGACGAGATTGAATTCCGGAGCGACGTAACCGTAGAGCTTGTCCGTGCGCAGGCCCAAGATAGCGATGTGCTCTTCGCCGCGCGTGTATCGACGATCGGCGAACAGAGCCGCCCCGACGAGGGCGAGGCCGAGGAACTGCACAAGCGAGACCGCGGGCTCATCAACTTCCTGATGCGCGACCGCCACGGCACGCCGTTCGAGCACAACTCGATGACGTTCTACGTGCAGGCGCCGATCTTCGTTTTCCGCGAATTCCAGCGCCACCGCATCGCAAGCTACAACGAGGAATCTGGCCGCTATCGCCAGCTGCAGCCGGCGTTCTACGTCCCCGCACCCGAGCGCAATCTCCGCCAGGAGGGTCGCCCCGGAAAGTACGAGTTCCACCCGGGCACCCCGGAGCAGACGGCGCTCGTGTCCGAAGAGGTCCGAGCCCAGTCGGAGGCCGCCTACCGCAGCTACGAGCGGATGCTCGACGCCGGCGTTGCCCGCGAGGTGGCCCGCATGGTGCTCCCCCTCAACATCTACTCGTCGATGTACGTCACGATGAACGCCCGCTCGCTCATGAATTTCCTGTCGCTGCGTCGACTCGTCGAGGGATCGCAGTTCCCTTCGTTCCCGCAGCGCGAGATCGAGATGTGCGCCGAGAAGATGGAAGACCTCTGGACCGAGCTCATGCCGATCACCGCTGAGGTCTTCAACTCGAACGGCCGAGTTGCCCCCTAG
- the hemW gene encoding radical SAM family heme chaperone HemW, which produces MREGLAGRQFGAYVHIPFCRVRCGYCDFNTYTATELGSVSQESYPDAVLKEIALADRVLGDAGHDSALSTVFFGGGTPTLLPAAALVDVLARLREIFGIVEGAEVSLEANPDSVDADYLRELKDGGVTRVSFGMQSAVPHVLATLDRTHDPARVPDVVQAAKDAGLEVSVDLIYGTPGESLEDWRASLKQAISMAPNHISAYALIIEPGTAIARQIRRGEIAEVDDDLQAEMYELADRLLAEAGYEWYELSNWSKGGAHPSRHNLAYWHDTDWWGFGPGAHSHVNGVRFWNVKHPAAYANRLNGGETPAAGHEVLSSEERHEEIVLLRTRLRDGLPTATLAANARERVAELIADGLVDAGAAFRGRIIPTLRGRLLADVIARTLTEDPQ; this is translated from the coding sequence GTGCGCGAAGGGCTCGCCGGGCGTCAGTTCGGGGCCTACGTGCACATCCCGTTTTGTCGCGTTCGCTGCGGCTACTGCGACTTCAACACCTACACCGCGACTGAACTCGGCTCCGTCTCGCAGGAGTCGTACCCGGATGCGGTGTTGAAAGAGATCGCGCTGGCCGACCGGGTACTCGGCGACGCCGGGCACGACTCGGCACTCAGCACCGTGTTCTTCGGCGGCGGCACGCCCACGCTGCTGCCCGCGGCGGCACTCGTGGATGTGCTCGCACGGCTTCGCGAGATCTTCGGCATCGTCGAGGGCGCCGAGGTCAGTCTCGAGGCAAACCCGGACTCGGTCGATGCGGACTATTTGCGCGAACTGAAGGATGGGGGCGTCACGCGCGTCAGCTTCGGGATGCAGTCGGCCGTGCCGCACGTGCTCGCGACCCTTGATCGCACGCACGATCCGGCTCGAGTACCCGACGTCGTGCAGGCGGCGAAGGATGCGGGGCTCGAGGTCTCGGTCGACCTCATTTACGGGACGCCGGGGGAGAGTCTCGAGGACTGGCGCGCCTCCCTCAAGCAGGCGATCTCGATGGCGCCCAACCACATTTCGGCCTATGCGCTCATTATCGAGCCGGGCACCGCGATCGCGAGGCAGATCCGCCGCGGCGAGATCGCGGAGGTGGATGACGACCTGCAGGCCGAGATGTACGAGCTCGCGGATCGCCTGCTCGCCGAGGCCGGGTACGAGTGGTACGAGCTGTCGAACTGGTCGAAGGGCGGTGCGCATCCCTCGCGTCACAACCTCGCGTACTGGCACGACACTGACTGGTGGGGCTTCGGCCCCGGTGCGCACAGCCACGTCAACGGGGTACGCTTCTGGAACGTCAAGCATCCCGCTGCCTACGCGAATCGGTTAAACGGCGGCGAGACTCCGGCCGCCGGTCACGAGGTGTTGAGCTCCGAAGAGCGGCATGAAGAGATCGTCCTGCTGCGTACTCGGCTTCGCGACGGGCTGCCCACCGCCACGCTTGCAGCGAACGCGCGCGAGCGCGTAGCTGAGCTCATCGCGGACGGACTCGTTGATGCTGGCGCGGCTTTCCGCGGCCGAATCATCCCGACGCTGCGCGGCAGGCTCCTCGCCGACGTGATTGCCCGTACACTCACCGAGGATCCGCAGTAG
- a CDS encoding PhoH family protein translates to MPRSENTADDTADDGKIERSIIIDDVPMVNLLGPGDQILRTIEREHPRVRVLARGNQLTLSGHRDDVARAESLVQEIADMVRSGTVIDPQAVSRSNQLLETPGAPPPSEVLGESILTTRGRTIRPKTLGQKRYVDAIDEHTITFGIGPAGTGKTYLAMAKAVQALQRKEIAKIVLTRPAVEAGENLGFLPGTLTEKIDPYLRPLFDALGEMLEPDLVLKLMSTNVVEVAPLAYMRGRTLNDAFVVLDEAQNTTPEQMKMFLTRLGFGSKMVVTGDITQIDLPGGASGLKQATIVLEDVEDIHFSTLTSQDVVRHTLVSEIVDAYTAHDARTQARTERKKTGGRF, encoded by the coding sequence TTGCCACGTTCTGAGAACACGGCTGACGACACGGCCGACGACGGCAAGATCGAGCGCTCGATCATCATCGACGATGTGCCGATGGTGAACCTGCTCGGCCCGGGCGATCAGATTCTGCGCACGATCGAGCGTGAGCATCCCCGCGTCCGTGTACTCGCCCGCGGCAATCAGCTCACCCTCTCGGGGCACCGCGATGACGTCGCGCGAGCGGAGTCGCTCGTCCAGGAAATCGCGGACATGGTGCGTTCGGGTACCGTGATCGATCCCCAGGCGGTGAGTCGGTCGAATCAGCTGCTCGAAACCCCAGGCGCCCCGCCGCCGTCCGAGGTCCTCGGCGAGTCGATTCTCACGACGCGCGGGCGCACGATCCGGCCGAAAACACTCGGGCAGAAGCGCTACGTGGATGCGATCGACGAGCACACGATCACGTTTGGGATCGGGCCCGCCGGCACCGGCAAGACCTATCTGGCGATGGCGAAGGCGGTGCAGGCGCTGCAGCGCAAGGAAATCGCGAAGATCGTCTTAACTCGTCCCGCCGTCGAGGCGGGGGAGAACCTCGGGTTCCTGCCCGGCACGCTGACGGAGAAGATCGACCCCTACCTGCGCCCGCTCTTCGATGCGCTCGGCGAGATGCTCGAGCCGGACCTCGTGCTCAAGCTCATGTCCACGAACGTCGTCGAGGTCGCGCCCCTGGCATACATGCGTGGTCGCACCCTGAATGACGCCTTCGTCGTGCTCGACGAGGCGCAGAACACGACCCCCGAGCAGATGAAGATGTTCCTCACGCGCCTCGGCTTTGGTTCGAAGATGGTCGTCACGGGTGACATCACCCAGATCGACTTGCCGGGCGGGGCATCCGGCCTCAAGCAGGCCACAATCGTCCTGGAAGACGTCGAGGACATCCACTTCTCGACCCTCACGAGCCAGGACGTCGTCCGACACACCCTCGTGAGCGAGATTGTTGACGCATACACGGCCCACGACGCGCGCACGCAGGCGCGTACGGAGCGCAAGAAGACCGGAGGCCGATTTTGA
- the era gene encoding GTPase Era: MSIDDLTDQPQGEDESASEPNYRAGFVTFVGRPNVGKSTLTNALVGEKIVITSDKPQTTRRAIRGIVHRPNGQIIIVDTPGIHRPRTLLGQRLNDIVEDVLSDVDVVGFCVPANEPIGPGDRLINEWLDRAPQAKKVALVTKCETVPKPEVAKQLMEIETLRDWDVIIPVSSTEDINLEPLIQELIALFPESPQLYPDDMITEETYSQRVSELIRESALHGVHDELPHSIAVMIEDMFDDEDDDGKRHIYANIYVERESQKGIIIGKNGARLKNVRQFATKAITAISDRRVSLTLHVKVAKDWQRDAKQLGRLGF; this comes from the coding sequence ATGAGTATTGATGACCTAACCGACCAGCCGCAGGGCGAAGACGAATCCGCGAGCGAGCCCAACTACCGCGCCGGATTCGTCACGTTCGTTGGTCGACCCAACGTGGGAAAGTCCACCCTCACGAACGCGCTTGTCGGCGAGAAGATCGTGATCACCTCCGACAAGCCGCAGACGACGCGCCGCGCGATTCGCGGCATCGTGCATCGGCCGAACGGCCAGATCATCATCGTCGACACCCCGGGCATCCACCGGCCGCGGACGCTGCTCGGCCAGCGGCTCAACGACATCGTCGAGGATGTACTGAGCGATGTCGACGTCGTGGGCTTCTGCGTGCCGGCGAACGAACCGATCGGCCCCGGCGACCGGCTCATCAACGAGTGGCTAGACCGCGCACCGCAGGCGAAGAAGGTCGCGCTCGTGACCAAGTGCGAGACGGTGCCGAAGCCCGAGGTCGCGAAGCAGCTCATGGAGATCGAGACGCTGCGCGACTGGGACGTCATCATCCCCGTCTCCTCGACCGAGGACATTAATCTCGAGCCCCTCATCCAGGAGCTCATCGCGCTCTTCCCGGAATCGCCGCAGCTGTACCCCGACGACATGATCACCGAGGAGACATACTCGCAGCGGGTCTCGGAACTCATCCGTGAGTCGGCGCTCCACGGTGTCCACGACGAGCTCCCGCACTCGATCGCGGTAATGATCGAGGACATGTTTGACGACGAAGATGACGACGGCAAGCGCCACATCTACGCGAACATCTATGTCGAGCGGGAGAGCCAGAAGGGCATCATCATCGGCAAGAATGGCGCCCGACTGAAGAACGTGCGACAGTTCGCGACCAAGGCGATCACCGCGATCAGCGATCGTCGCGTTAGTCTGACGCTGCACGTAAAGGTGGCAAAGGATTGGCAACGTGACGCAAAACAGCTTGGTCGACTCGGGTTCTGA
- the dnaJ gene encoding molecular chaperone DnaJ, with protein MADHYEVLGVSKEASQDEIKKAYRKLARELHPDVNPSPDAEEKFKDVTAAYDTLSDPQRRKQYDMGGQDGMGGFGFGDIFDAFFGGQGGGGGRGPRSRAQRGQDALIRVELDLDEVIFGTHRDIEVQTATHCEDCHGTGAAPGTSPVTCSECGGSGEIRRQVRSILGPVISTSPCGTCQGFGTIIEHACETCHGQGRVRAEVTIPVDIPAGVDSGLRLHLPGQGEAGPGGGPNGDLYLEVRVREHDVYVRNGDNLECLLEVSMIDAIFGTTTTLPGLDGDVELEIPVGAQSGDVLSVRGRGITRLRSTHRGDLEVTLHVRTPTKLDNKQKDLLKQFAERSKHESGPTLSKEKPGLFSKLRGKFGR; from the coding sequence TTGGCAGACCACTACGAAGTCCTGGGCGTGAGCAAAGAAGCGTCGCAGGACGAAATCAAGAAGGCGTACCGAAAGCTCGCGCGTGAGCTGCACCCGGACGTCAACCCGTCACCCGACGCGGAAGAGAAGTTCAAGGACGTCACCGCGGCCTACGACACGCTTTCCGACCCGCAGCGACGTAAGCAGTACGACATGGGCGGCCAGGATGGCATGGGCGGCTTTGGCTTCGGCGACATCTTCGACGCCTTCTTCGGCGGTCAGGGTGGCGGCGGCGGTCGCGGGCCGCGTTCGCGCGCGCAGCGCGGGCAGGATGCGCTCATCCGCGTCGAGCTCGACCTCGACGAGGTAATCTTCGGCACGCACCGCGACATTGAGGTGCAGACCGCGACCCACTGCGAGGACTGCCACGGCACCGGGGCGGCGCCGGGAACCTCGCCGGTAACGTGTTCCGAGTGTGGCGGTTCGGGCGAGATCCGTCGCCAAGTGCGCTCGATCCTCGGCCCGGTCATCTCGACCTCACCCTGTGGCACCTGCCAGGGGTTCGGCACGATCATCGAGCACGCGTGTGAGACTTGCCACGGCCAGGGTCGCGTGCGCGCTGAGGTCACGATCCCCGTCGACATCCCCGCGGGCGTCGACTCGGGCCTGCGCCTCCACCTGCCCGGTCAGGGCGAGGCTGGCCCCGGCGGTGGCCCGAATGGCGACCTCTACCTTGAGGTGCGCGTGCGCGAGCACGACGTCTACGTGCGTAACGGCGACAACCTCGAGTGCCTGCTCGAGGTCTCGATGATCGACGCGATCTTCGGCACGACGACCACACTGCCCGGCCTCGACGGCGACGTCGAGCTCGAGATTCCGGTCGGCGCTCAGTCGGGCGACGTCCTTTCGGTACGCGGCCGCGGCATCACCCGGTTGCGCTCGACGCACCGCGGTGACCTCGAGGTCACGCTGCACGTGCGCACACCAACCAAGCTCGACAACAAGCAGAAAGACCTCCTCAAGCAGTTCGCCGAGCGCTCGAAGCACGAGTCGGGCCCGACCCTCTCGAAGGAAAAGCCCGGGCTGTTCTCGAAACTGCGCGGAAAGTTCGGCCGCTAG
- a CDS encoding histidine triad nucleotide-binding protein — MADSIFTKIINREIPSEILFEDDRVIAIRDIAPKAPVHLLVVPKTPEYANVAELAAGDADLLAHIVATAQQLANEHTGGQYRLIFNTGAEAGQTIFHVHAHILGGGLEEGTLATF; from the coding sequence ATGGCCGACAGCATCTTTACCAAGATCATCAACCGTGAAATTCCGAGCGAGATTCTTTTCGAGGACGACCGCGTAATCGCGATCCGCGATATTGCCCCGAAGGCTCCCGTGCACCTGCTCGTGGTGCCGAAGACGCCGGAGTACGCGAATGTGGCGGAGCTTGCGGCGGGCGACGCAGACTTGCTTGCGCACATCGTCGCGACGGCGCAGCAGCTCGCGAACGAGCACACGGGCGGGCAGTACCGCCTCATTTTCAACACTGGCGCCGAGGCCGGCCAGACGATTTTCCACGTGCACGCGCACATCCTGGGTGGCGGCCTCGAGGAAGGCACTCTTGCCACGTTCTGA
- a CDS encoding 16S rRNA (uracil(1498)-N(3))-methyltransferase gives MAHAYLQPDWDAAVTGDELVVTGDEARHAVKVARMREGEQIILLNGRGARVEAEVVATSTGEFRVRALEDAVVERVASPRLVLVQGLAKGGRDEMALQAAVELGVDAVVPWQASRSVSKWVGDKALKNRERWETIAREASKQSIRARVPEIAAVATSKQLAAQFEPGRVLVLDPGGELPLGEVPLDDLGDGDALTLIVGPEGGVSDEEIELFRSSGAVAVRLGQNVLRTSTAGPAAIAALLTRLSRW, from the coding sequence GTGGCCCACGCCTACCTGCAGCCCGATTGGGATGCAGCGGTCACGGGCGACGAACTCGTCGTGACGGGCGATGAGGCGCGCCACGCTGTCAAGGTGGCGCGCATGCGTGAGGGAGAGCAGATCATCCTGCTGAACGGCCGCGGCGCGCGTGTCGAGGCCGAGGTGGTGGCCACGTCCACAGGCGAGTTTCGAGTTCGCGCGCTCGAGGATGCGGTGGTCGAGCGGGTCGCTTCGCCGCGGCTCGTCCTCGTCCAGGGCCTCGCCAAGGGCGGGCGCGACGAGATGGCGCTGCAGGCCGCGGTCGAGCTCGGCGTGGATGCGGTGGTGCCCTGGCAGGCGAGCCGTTCGGTTTCGAAGTGGGTCGGGGATAAGGCGCTGAAGAATCGCGAGCGGTGGGAGACCATCGCCCGTGAGGCATCGAAGCAGTCGATTCGAGCGCGCGTGCCCGAGATCGCGGCGGTCGCGACCTCCAAGCAGCTCGCCGCGCAGTTCGAGCCCGGGCGGGTGCTCGTGCTCGATCCAGGTGGGGAGCTCCCACTCGGTGAGGTCCCACTCGACGATCTCGGCGACGGCGACGCGCTCACGCTCATCGTTGGTCCGGAGGGCGGCGTCTCGGACGAGGAGATCGAGCTGTTTCGCAGCTCAGGAGCGGTTGCGGTACGCCTCGGGCAGAACGTGCTGCGGACCTCGACGGCAGGGCCCGCGGCTATCGCAGCACTCCTCACCCGGCTTTCCCGATGGTGA
- the ybeY gene encoding rRNA maturation RNase YbeY, which translates to MSIEVNNESNMEIDEAKILRLATHNLDQLHIHPDADLSIVFVDVGPMEELHVQWMDEPGPTDVLSFPMDELRPGSIERQTPPGLLGDIVVCPQVAETQAKTAGHSTVDEILLLVTHGTLHLLGFDHAEPEEHKEMFGLQRDLLLSFATAERKAGFRK; encoded by the coding sequence TTGAGCATTGAGGTAAACAACGAGTCCAACATGGAGATCGACGAGGCAAAGATTCTTCGCCTCGCGACCCATAACCTGGACCAACTGCACATCCACCCGGATGCCGACCTCAGCATCGTCTTCGTTGACGTGGGGCCGATGGAAGAGCTGCACGTGCAGTGGATGGACGAGCCTGGCCCGACCGACGTGCTGAGCTTTCCGATGGATGAGCTTCGCCCCGGTTCGATCGAACGCCAGACCCCGCCGGGGCTCCTTGGTGACATCGTGGTGTGCCCGCAGGTTGCCGAGACTCAGGCGAAGACCGCGGGCCACAGCACGGTGGATGAGATTCTCCTGCTCGTAACCCACGGCACCCTGCACCTGTTGGGCTTTGACCACGCCGAACCGGAAGAGCACAAGGAGATGTTTGGCCTGCAACGCGATCTGCTGCTGAGCTTCGCGACGGCCGAACGAAAGGCCGGTTTCCGCAAGTGA
- the hrcA gene encoding heat-inducible transcriptional repressor HrcA, giving the protein MVSERSLDVLRAIIGDYVETKEPVGSKRLVERHKFGVSAATIRNDMAQLEEAELITAPHTSSGRIPTDKGYRVFVDRLSGIRPLTTAQRRAIEDFMERSSDPEELVVQSVRTLAQLTNSVAIGQLPSLLTSSIHRLELVSLSDRRILTVLITDSGRVEQRIVEIESEIDEDTLVKVRQHFNETLVGHSLQEAAKRIDDLTDPFTGEEEVLASQLVNALIDQLNSNREDRLIIAGAANLARTERDFSSILPVLEAMEEQVVLLRLVAELDLQDHEVAVSIGHENEEASFEETSILASGYMADRGEARLGILGPTRMDYRRNIAAVRAVARYLSRVFNDTAA; this is encoded by the coding sequence GTGGTGAGTGAGCGCAGCCTTGACGTGCTTCGCGCCATCATCGGCGACTACGTAGAAACGAAGGAACCAGTCGGCTCGAAGCGGCTGGTCGAGCGCCACAAGTTTGGAGTGTCGGCCGCGACGATTCGCAACGACATGGCTCAGCTCGAAGAAGCGGAGCTCATTACCGCGCCGCACACGTCCTCGGGCCGCATCCCGACGGACAAGGGTTACCGGGTGTTCGTCGACCGGCTGTCGGGCATTCGTCCGCTGACCACCGCGCAGCGCCGAGCAATCGAAGACTTCATGGAGCGCTCGAGCGATCCGGAGGAGCTCGTCGTGCAGTCGGTGCGCACCCTCGCGCAGCTGACGAACTCCGTCGCGATCGGGCAGTTGCCCTCGCTCCTCACATCCTCGATCCACCGGCTCGAGCTCGTTTCGCTGAGTGACCGGCGCATCCTGACCGTGCTGATCACCGACTCGGGTCGCGTCGAGCAGCGCATCGTCGAAATCGAATCGGAAATCGACGAGGATACGCTCGTCAAGGTCCGGCAACACTTCAACGAGACCCTCGTTGGTCACTCGCTGCAGGAGGCCGCCAAGCGTATCGATGATCTGACCGACCCGTTTACCGGCGAGGAAGAGGTGCTCGCGAGCCAGCTCGTGAACGCGCTGATCGATCAGCTCAATTCAAACCGCGAGGATCGGCTCATCATCGCCGGCGCCGCGAATCTCGCCCGCACGGAACGCGACTTTTCGAGCATCCTGCCGGTGCTCGAGGCGATGGAGGAGCAGGTGGTGCTCCTGCGGCTCGTCGCCGAGCTCGACCTGCAGGATCACGAGGTGGCTGTGTCGATCGGCCACGAAAACGAGGAGGCCTCGTTCGAGGAGACGAGCATCCTGGCTTCGGGCTATATGGCCGACCGCGGCGAGGCCCGCCTCGGCATTCTCGGACCAACTCGCATGGATTACCGGCGTAACATCGCGGCTGTTCGCGCAGTCGCCCGCTATCTATCGCGCGTGTTCAACGACACGGCGGCATAA